A single region of the Pseudomonas granadensis genome encodes:
- a CDS encoding BMP family ABC transporter substrate-binding protein, translating to MQIRPLHKLLCAAIGLGISLSASAADPLKVGFVYIGPIGDHGWTYQHEQGRKALAEKFGSQITTNYVENVAEGADAERVIRNMAKDKYDLIFTTSFGYMNPTVKVAKQFPKVTFEHATGYKQDKNLGTYLARTYEGRYVGGFLAAKMTKSKKIGYVASFPIPEVIRDINAIQLALNKYNPGTEIKVVWVNSWFDPGKEADAANALIDQGVDVVFQHTDSPAPIQAAERRGVYAVGYASDMAHFGPKAVLTSIVNDWAPHYIQATQGVIDHTWKPQDYWGGLKEGTVELPISDLVPAPVKAEAEQIIADIKSGALQPFTGPIKDQAVVEKIPAGVSATNAELASMNYYVEGMKAEMPK from the coding sequence ATGCAAATACGTCCGCTGCACAAACTGCTGTGCGCCGCCATCGGTCTGGGCATCAGCCTGAGCGCCAGCGCTGCCGATCCGCTGAAAGTCGGTTTCGTTTACATCGGCCCGATCGGTGACCACGGCTGGACGTATCAGCATGAACAGGGGCGCAAGGCGCTGGCGGAAAAGTTCGGCAGCCAGATCACCACTAACTATGTGGAGAACGTCGCCGAAGGCGCCGATGCCGAACGGGTGATCCGCAACATGGCCAAGGACAAGTACGACCTGATATTCACCACCTCCTTCGGCTACATGAACCCCACCGTGAAAGTCGCCAAGCAGTTTCCCAAGGTGACCTTCGAACACGCCACCGGCTACAAGCAGGACAAGAACCTTGGCACCTATCTGGCGCGAACTTATGAGGGGCGTTACGTCGGCGGCTTCCTTGCGGCGAAGATGACCAAGAGCAAAAAGATCGGCTACGTCGCCTCGTTCCCGATCCCGGAAGTGATCCGCGACATCAACGCCATTCAACTGGCCCTGAACAAATACAACCCCGGCACCGAGATCAAAGTGGTCTGGGTCAACTCGTGGTTCGATCCGGGCAAGGAAGCCGATGCAGCCAACGCGCTGATCGATCAGGGCGTCGACGTGGTGTTCCAGCACACCGACAGCCCAGCGCCGATTCAGGCCGCGGAGCGCCGTGGCGTGTACGCGGTGGGCTACGCCTCGGACATGGCGCACTTCGGGCCGAAAGCAGTGCTGACGTCGATCGTCAACGACTGGGCGCCGCACTACATCCAGGCGACGCAGGGCGTGATCGATCACACCTGGAAACCTCAGGATTACTGGGGTGGACTGAAGGAAGGCACGGTTGAACTGCCGATCAGCGACCTGGTGCCGGCACCGGTGAAAGCCGAAGCCGAGCAGATCATTGCCGACATCAAGAGCGGTGCGCTGCAGCCGTTCACCGGGCCGATCAAGGATCAGGCCGTCGTGGAGAAAATCCCGGCGGGCGTGAGTGCAACGAATGCCGAACTGGCGTCGATGAATTACTACGTGGAAGGCATGAAAGCCGAAATGCCGAAGTAA